One genomic window of Sphingopyxis sp. OPL5 includes the following:
- the motA gene encoding flagellar motor stator protein MotA, with product MFPVIGIVVLLVLVFGGFALTGGNLGPVMHALPHEMLIIGGAAVGSLIIGNSGKELKALGGGFGKVFKGPTYKKSDYLDCILLVSTLMKMMRTEGPVAVEPHIEDPASSPIFQQYPKLLKDDTLVHLICDTLRLVVVSSGTLDPHAVEEVMDSAIKNHHHHAIKPADGLQSLADALPALGIVAAVLGVVKTMGSIDKPPEVLGGMIGSALVGTFLGVLLAYGLVGPFATRARAVIESDAAIYHTVKQLIIASLHGHPQPLVIEAARSGVDHDNQPTFAEVFDGMRGR from the coding sequence ATGTTTCCCGTAATCGGCATCGTTGTTCTTCTCGTGCTGGTGTTCGGGGGCTTTGCGCTGACCGGGGGCAATCTCGGCCCCGTCATGCACGCGCTGCCGCACGAAATGCTGATCATCGGCGGCGCCGCAGTCGGATCGCTGATCATCGGCAATTCGGGCAAGGAGCTGAAGGCGCTCGGCGGCGGCTTCGGCAAGGTGTTCAAGGGGCCGACCTACAAGAAGTCCGACTATCTCGACTGCATCCTGCTCGTCTCGACGCTGATGAAGATGATGCGCACCGAGGGGCCGGTCGCGGTCGAACCGCATATCGAGGATCCGGCGAGCTCGCCGATCTTCCAGCAATATCCGAAACTCCTGAAGGACGACACGCTCGTCCACCTCATCTGCGACACGCTGCGCCTCGTCGTCGTGTCGTCGGGCACGCTCGACCCGCACGCGGTCGAAGAGGTGATGGACAGCGCGATCAAGAACCACCACCATCATGCGATCAAGCCCGCAGACGGGCTGCAGAGCCTGGCCGATGCGTTGCCGGCGCTCGGCATCGTCGCCGCGGTGCTCGGGGTGGTGAAGACGATGGGCTCGATCGACAAGCCGCCCGAAGTCCTCGGCGGCATGATCGGCTCGGCGCTCGTCGGAACCTTCCTCGGCGTGTTGCTCGCCTATGGCCTCGTCGGTCCGTTCGCAACGCGCGCGCGTGCGGTGATCGAAAGCGACGCCGCCATCTATCACACGGTGAAGCAGCTGATCATCGCCTCGCTCCACGGCCATCCGCAGCCGCTGGTGATCGAGGCCGCCCGCTCGGGCGTCGACCATGACAACCAGCCGACCTTCGCCGAGGTGTTCGACGGTATGCGGGGCCGGTAA
- a CDS encoding sigma-54 interaction domain-containing protein, protein MTKVGNGSDQAALEMLIIGTSPAAAQLRDMIRRVARSNASVMLCGPSGSGKELVARAIHDEGVRSGKAFSAINCGAIPGDLIESELFGHEKGSFTGAHARRIGHFEASEGGTLFLDEIGDMRFDMQVKLLRVLEERTIVRVGSSDVKAVDVRVISATHQDLGAAIADGKFREDLFFRLGVVVLQVPSLASRVEDIPALIRHFQRKMPGEAKCRFDDEAMIVLMQHRWPGNVRELRNFVERASVLHGGETLGADDVAILLNPTAALAPRQAIPTGFVAAQASAEDSTPAAPFGKTPAPGRPIDLKREIETIELEQIHVALDLADGIISEAARLLTLKRTTLIEKMRKYGVQQQAA, encoded by the coding sequence ATGACCAAGGTGGGGAACGGCAGCGACCAGGCTGCCCTTGAAATGCTGATTATCGGGACGAGCCCGGCGGCCGCGCAGCTGCGCGACATGATCCGCCGCGTGGCGCGTTCGAACGCCTCGGTCATGCTCTGCGGCCCTTCGGGCTCGGGCAAGGAACTGGTGGCCCGCGCGATCCACGACGAAGGCGTCCGTTCGGGCAAGGCCTTCTCCGCCATCAACTGCGGCGCGATCCCCGGCGACCTCATCGAATCCGAATTGTTCGGGCATGAAAAGGGGAGCTTCACCGGCGCCCATGCCCGCCGCATCGGCCATTTCGAAGCGAGCGAGGGCGGCACGCTCTTCCTTGACGAAATTGGCGACATGCGTTTCGACATGCAGGTCAAACTGCTCCGCGTGCTGGAAGAACGGACGATCGTCCGCGTCGGCAGCAGCGATGTGAAGGCCGTCGACGTCCGCGTCATTTCGGCCACCCACCAGGATCTCGGCGCCGCGATCGCCGATGGCAAATTCCGCGAAGACCTGTTCTTCCGGCTCGGCGTGGTTGTGCTTCAGGTCCCCAGCCTTGCCAGCCGCGTCGAGGATATTCCCGCGCTCATCCGCCATTTCCAGCGTAAGATGCCCGGCGAAGCCAAATGCCGTTTCGACGATGAGGCGATGATCGTGCTGATGCAGCACCGCTGGCCGGGCAATGTCCGCGAATTGCGCAACTTCGTCGAGCGCGCCAGCGTGCTGCACGGCGGTGAGACGCTCGGTGCCGACGATGTCGCCATTCTTTTGAACCCCACCGCAGCGCTTGCGCCGCGACAGGCCATCCCCACCGGCTTTGTCGCGGCGCAGGCCAGCGCGGAAGATAGCACGCCCGCCGCGCCCTTCGGCAAGACGCCGGCGCCGGGCCGCCCGATCGACCTCAAGCGCGAGATCGAGACGATCGAGCTCGAACAGATTCACGTCGCGCTCGACCTTGCCGACGGCATCATTTCGGAAGCCGCGCGTCTCCTGACGCTCAAGCGCACCACGCTCATCGAAAAGATGCGCAAATATGGAGTTCAGCAACAGGCAGCCTGA
- a CDS encoding flagellar motor protein MotB: MAARPNTPLRPIIVKKIIEAPHAGHHGGAWKVAYADFVTAMMAFFLLMWLLGATTEKQRKALADYFAPTIVQTKQDTAGSTGLFGGDSLVSVDKYPNAAGQTGTRAMTIPRDATGGPREASGREIQRANFQKLAKSLLREVQAKAEIRRLAPNIRFTETREGLRIDIVDDADFSMFVVGTNQLTPEANKLFAQIATIVAEVPNQVMIRGHTDASPYSAKAGTNNWRLSVERAEVTRQYLAFRGIGSSRFARIEGVADTEPYVPSNRYDPRNRRISITLGWDNGGS; encoded by the coding sequence ATGGCCGCGCGTCCGAATACCCCGCTGCGCCCGATCATCGTCAAGAAGATCATCGAAGCGCCGCATGCCGGTCATCATGGCGGCGCGTGGAAGGTCGCCTATGCCGACTTCGTGACCGCGATGATGGCGTTCTTCCTGCTGATGTGGCTGCTCGGCGCGACGACCGAGAAGCAGCGCAAGGCGCTCGCCGACTATTTCGCCCCGACGATCGTCCAGACCAAACAGGACACCGCGGGCTCGACCGGGCTGTTCGGCGGCGACTCGCTCGTGTCGGTCGACAAATATCCGAACGCCGCGGGGCAGACGGGTACGCGCGCGATGACGATCCCGCGCGACGCCACCGGCGGCCCGCGCGAGGCATCGGGCCGCGAGATCCAGCGCGCCAATTTCCAGAAGCTCGCCAAGTCGCTGCTGCGCGAGGTCCAGGCGAAAGCCGAGATCCGCCGCCTCGCGCCCAACATCCGCTTCACCGAAACGCGCGAAGGGCTGCGCATCGACATCGTCGACGATGCCGATTTCTCGATGTTCGTCGTCGGCACCAACCAGCTGACGCCGGAGGCGAACAAATTGTTCGCGCAGATCGCGACGATCGTCGCCGAGGTTCCGAACCAGGTGATGATCCGCGGCCATACCGACGCCAGCCCTTATTCGGCGAAGGCGGGCACCAACAACTGGCGCCTGTCGGTCGAGCGGGCAGAGGTCACGCGGCAATATCTCGCCTTCCGCGGCATCGGCTCCAGCCGCTTCGCGCGCATCGAGGGGGTGGCCGATACCGAACCCTATGTCCCCTCGAATCGATATGATCCGCGCAACCGTCGCATCTCGATCACCCTCGGCTGGGACAATGGCGGCAGCTGA